CGACCAGGATCGGCGATCTGTCGGAGGCCAGGAACAACTCGCTCTGGAAGGAGGTTCCGCCGACCCAGACCAGGCGAAGAGCCTCGATGACGACACGTTCGTCCATGCTCATGCTGATGGCGCCGCGAAAGCCGGCGTGCAGCGCTTCGACGGCCAGGTCCTTGTTGTTGCCTTCCATCAGGATCAGCTTGGGAACGTCGCGAAATCGCGTCCGGAGCTTGGCGTGCAGCGCGCTCAACGGCATGGCTCCGTCGCCGACGCTGACCACGATCAGGCCGATCTCATCGCGTTTCAACGGGGACTTGGACAGACGGTCCGCCGCTTCCGCGACGATCGTGAAGTTGCGCTGCGCCTTTTGCAGCCACAAGGAGAGAGCCTTGCGTGCCAAGTCGCGGTTCTCGAGAAGAAGAAGCGTGGGCCGGGCTGCGGCCTTCGGAACCTTTCGCTCGAATATCGTGACAAGCTTCGGTGAGGAAGCGCTGGGAATCGTACTCATGGTCGATTCTCCATCATCGTCCTATTTTGTTTTGTCTTTCAATCTTTTAACGATGGCGTTCCGATTGCAGCCGGATGCTCACCTCGCTGCTTGATCCGTCATGCTTGGCCGGCCATGGGCGCGCTCGGCAACGTCGAACAATGCGCTACCCCCGTAGCCTCGTCGACAAGGATGACATCCCTCCGGCGGACTGCCCCGGACGGTCCCTTCCAATCTACACTTGTCAGCGACATACCGCACGTGGCCGCGACCGTTATTGACGCGTGCCTAAAGAGCGGCCGGAGAGGCAAATACACAATAGGAACACACATGAGAACCAGGACCCCCGTTGCCGCTCTTGCAGTCGGCACAAGCTTGATTATTGGCGTTGCCAGCTTTTCCGCGTCTGCAGGCGAGGCGTTCGTACTGTCCGATCAGCAGCTCGATCGCATCACGGCCGGCGTTGGCGCGAATGTCGGCGTCGACATGAACGCCGGCGGATGGATCGCACGGACGAGCACCTACACCACGGCCTATTCGAACCAGAACAAGACGCCGTTCGGCGACGCGGGCGTCGCGATCGGTCTCGGCATCGGCAACGCCGCCGCGCTCGGGCCGGGCAGCAGCACCTCGGGCTCGGTCCAGGGCTCGGGCGACGGCGATCGCGTCAAGGTCCACACGTTCGGAAGCACGACGAACGGAAAATGGGCGAGCCGGACCACCGGCGTCGTGATCGTCGTCGCGATCAAGAACCCGCTTCTCAATCGCCGCTAAACCCTTACCTGGAGGTTCGCCATGCATAGGATGTGGCGGTCGGCTCCGGCTCTTGCCCTGATCCTGACCGCGTGTTCGAGCGGCTCCTCGTCGTCGTCTGGGCCGGAGCTTGCCAGCGCCACGGCCGTGCAGGCGACGTCCCAGACGGCTTTGACCACCACGACAACCTCGGACGGCCCGGATATGATCAACCGCTCCCGCGACCGCGGCGGCAGGGATGCGTCTCCGAGCGGAGGCGCCTCGAGCTCAAGCTCGAATTCAGGCTCCGGGAGCGATGCCGGATCTGCCGGCGGCAGGGAGTCGTCGTCGCAAAGTGGCAGTGCCTCGTCGAGCGGCAGCGGCGGTACGTCATCCCCGTCGGGCGGCGGCAACGCGTCGTCGAGCGACGGCGGGAGCCGGAGCGGCACATCCTCGGCCGGCGGCGGCACGTCGTCCTCGGCGAGCGGCAGCGGGAGCCAGAGCAGCGAATCGCGCTCGTCGGACGGGCGCGCTTCGGCGAGCGCCAGCGCTCGCGGCGACCGGAGCAGCGCGTCGACCTCGGCCCGTTCCGATCGGTCGAGCGCGTCGTCATCCTCCTCGTCGTCGTCCTCGTCCTCGAGCGGATCGCGCGGCAACAGCTGAGGTCAGCCGGTTACGACCCGCCGGACCGGGCCGGCGCCCGTGACGGCCTCGCCGCCGAGCCGGAACGCGCGGCGCACGTGCGGCACGATGCGCCGGGCCTCGGCGTCGCCGCTGGCGTGGACGAAGGCCAGGGGCTCGCCCTGGCTGATGCGCTGTCCGATTTCGGCAACCGCGGCGAGACCGACGGACGGATCGATCGCGTCGCCCGGCCGACGACGGCCGCCGCCGAGGTCGATCACCGCTTCGCCCAGCGCGCGCACGTCGATCGCCGCCACGACGCCTCCCTCCGGGGCCGGCACCGGGACGATCGTCGGCGCCGCCGCCAGATGGCGCTCGGGCCGATCGACCAGACCGGCGGGACCGCCCTGCGCGCGGACCATCCGGGCGAAGCGCTCGGCCGCGCGTCCGTCGTGCAGGGCGCTCATCGCCTGTCGTTCACCGGCCGCTGCGTCGTCCACGAGACCCGCCAGGGCGAGCGCCGCGCCGGCCAGGGCGAGGGTGACCGCGAGCAGCCGCGGCTCCGTCTGGGCGGGATCGCGCAGCGCGGCGATGGCTTCGGCCGTCTCGAGCGCGTTGCCGGCGGTGCGGCCCAGCACCTGGTCCATGTCGGTCAGGACCGCCTGGCAGGCGAGGCCGGCTTCCGCCGCGGTCGTCACCAGGGCCTGCGCCAGGTCCTGTGCCGCGTCCTCGTCCGGCAGCAGGGCGCCGGAACCGACCTTGACGTCCATGACGAGATGCCCGACGCCGGCCGCCAGCTTCTTGGACAGGATCGAAGCGACGATCAGCGCCTCCGAGCCGAACGTGGCGGTGACGTCGCGCACGGCATAGATGCGCCGGTCGGCCGGCGCGAGATCGGGGCCGGCGCCGACGATGGCGCAGCCCGCCTCCGCGAGGATACGGCGCATGACCGCGCCGTCCGCCTCGACCGACAGGCCGGGAATGGCTTCGAGCTTGTCGAGCGTGCCGCCGGTATGGCCCAGGCCCCGGCCCGAGACCATCGGGACGAACGCGCCGCAGGCCGCGAGGAGGGCGGCCAGGATCAGGCTGACCTTGTCGCCGACCCCGCCGGTGGAATGCTTGTCGACCACCGGACCGGCGAGGTCGTCCCAGCGCAGGCGCCGGCCGGAGTCGGCCATCGCGCGGGTGAGATCGGCCGTCTCCCGCGCGTTCATGCCGTTCAGCACGACGGCCATCGCGAACGCCGCGATCTGCGCGTCGACCACGCGGCCGTCGCCGACCCCGGCGACGAAGGCCGTGATCGCCTCCGTGCTCAGGGCGCGGCGGTCGCGCTTGGCCGCGATGACGTCCTCGGGATGGATCATGCCGCCACCGCCTCACCCGTATGGCGGATCATGTCAAGCCGGGCCCTCCGTCTGCCCTGACCGGGACACGCCGGCGAGGCGCTCGGCCAATGGCGGGCGCAAGCCGATGCTGGGACGCCCGGCGAACGGGGCGAGGCTGCCGGTGCCGGCCTTCGGCAGACCGAGGCGGATCAGGCCTTCGAGCATGACGATGCCGGCCGAGATGCCTTCGATCAGCGGCACGGTGCAGCGCTCCTGGACCAACCGGGGTATGTCGGCCATGACCGCGCCGACCAGGACGACGGCCTCGGCGCCGTCCTCTTCGGCAAGGCGGGCCACGTCCTCGACCAGCGGCCGCAGGAAGGCCTCCCGGTCGGCCAGCAGGTCCTGCGGCGTTGCGTCCAGGACGGTGAGCCCGGCCATGCGCCCCGTCAGGCCGTAGCTCGCGACCAGCTCGCGCGTCGTCTGGGCGTTGCGCCCGCCGATGACGGCGAGTCCGAAGCGCGGCGCGACCGTGCAGGCGGTCAGGAGCGCGGCCTCGGTCATGCCGAGGACGGGGATGTCCAGCAGCTCGCGCGCGGCCCAGAGCCCGGCATCGAAGGACATGCCGACCAGGACCGCATCGACGTCGGCCGCCTCCTCGGCCAGCAGGTCGACCAGAGCGTGCGCGGCGATCACGGTCTCGGTCCGTGTGCCGACCACGCGCGCGCCGAAGCGGCCGTTCGCGCCCCTGATCGTCGTGCCGGCCCCGGCGAATCGCTCCGCCTCGGCGACGATCGTCGCCGTGACCTCCTCGGAGGTGTTCGCGTTGGCGACCAGAATGCGCATGTCCGTCTCCGCAACAGGGGGAACGAGCGAGCGGCGCGCTGCACGGACCATGCAAGACGCCCATCGGCAAGCGGTCGCGCGACTCGCTCCCCGGCCGCGGCGAACGCCGTCCAGACTACAGCGTGCCCGCGACCAGACGGCCGTGCTTGAACACGACGCGGCGTGCCGGCGGGTTCGCCACGGCCTCGGCGACGGTTTCAGCCTCGACCAGCACAAAATCGGCCGGGCGCCCGGGTGCGACACCATAGTCGGCCAAGCCCAGCGCCCGCGCCGACTCGGTCGTGATCAAGTCCAGCGCGTAGCCCATGTCGGCGTCGCTGCGGTAGCCCTGCTGGTAGGCGGCCAGCGTGGCGCGCCTGAGGATGTCGCCGTCGCCGTAGGGCGCCCACGCATCGCGGATGTTGTCGGAGCCGGCGAACACCGTGACACCCGCCTGGCGCAGGGCGCGGACCGGCGGCATGGCGCCCGACGGCGCGCTGGTCAGGATCGCGATGCCCGACGCGGCCAGGGCCTCGGCCGTGCGTCCGAACGTGGCCGGATCGACCTGCCCAAGGCAATAGGCGTGGCTGACGGTGACCTGGCCCTGGAGACCGATCGCGCGCGTCATCTCCGCGATCAGGCCGAGCTCGAAGCACCCGAGCGCGCCGGCATCGTGCAGGTGGATGTCGACGCCCTTGCCGTAGGTGTCGGCGACGTCGAAGACGATCTCGAGATGCTGGACCGGGTCCTCGTCGATGCCGGCCGGGTCGAGCCCGCCGACCAAGTCGGCGCCCGCCTCCAGCGCGGCCTCCAGCAGGTCGTCGGTTCCGGGCGAGCGCAGGATGCCGCTTTGCGGGAAGGCGACGATCTGGATGTCCAGGCGATCCGCGAAGCGTTCGCGCAGCGCGATCTCGGCCTCGAGATTGGCAAGGCCCCACTCCGCGTCGATGTCCGCATGGCTGCGCATCGTCCCGGCGCCGAACGCGATCGCCCGTTCCGCGAGACGCGCGCCCCGTACCACGACCGGATCGTCGACGCGGGCGCGCGCCACCTTCTCCAGCCGGATCCGCTCGGCGACGGAGCCGCCTTCGAGATGCGGCTGCCAGGAACAGCCCAGGAAGGTCTTGTCGAGATGGACATGGCCCTCGATCAGGCTGGGCATGCAAAGCAGGCCCGTCGCGTCGCGGCAGGGCGCGCCTGGCTCGGCTCGGCCGATCCGTCCGATCCGTTCGCCCGCGATCTCGAGATCGGCGCATCTGCCGTCGGGGAAGGCCAAGCCGACGAGCCAGAGGGTTTCGACATCGATGCTACTCATGACCTGAGCCTCGATCCGGCGGGATGTGCGTAGCCCAGTACTCGGCTATGGCACCCGCGGTCGTCAACCAGACATCGCGGCGGTGCCGCGCGATGTGCTCGAACGCACGTCGCAGATGGCGAAGCCGGAACGGCTGGCCGACGATATACGGATGCAAGGCAACCCCCATGACCAGGGCCTGGTTCCGACTCTGCTCGCGCATTTCGTCGAACTGGTCGATAATCATGTCGGCGAACGAGGAGGCGTCGGCGCGCCGCACGGCGATCGCCGGTATGTCGTTCAGCTCCTGCGGATAGGGTACCGACAGGATCGGCCCGCTCCGGGTCCGGAACCAGGTCGGCTGATCGTCGTGGCACCAGTCCAGGAGATAGCGGTAGCCGCTCTCGCGCAGAAGATCGGGCGTGAGGCGACTCTGCGCGATCCAGGGCCCGAGCCAACCGGCCGGCGCCCGGCCGTAGCGCTGCCGAAGCGCCATGGTGGTGTCGGCGATCAGCGCCTTCTCCTCCGTCTCGGACAGGACCGACTGGCGCTCGGAATTGGTCCGGCCGTGACCGCAGATCTCGTCGCCGCGCCGGTGATGGGCGTCGGCGAGCTCGGGACAGTAGGTCAGGATG
Above is a genomic segment from Geminicoccaceae bacterium SCSIO 64248 containing:
- a CDS encoding response regulator transcription factor; protein product: MARKALSLWLQKAQRNFTIVAEAADRLSKSPLKRDEIGLIVVSVGDGAMPLSALHAKLRTRFRDVPKLILMEGNNKDLAVEALHAGFRGAISMSMDERVVIEALRLVWVGGTSFQSELFLASDRSPILVDPTTAAVGTMASHAADPSGMNARLSLLTARERDVVTRLTMGECNKRIARALSISEHTVKVHVRHILAKLELSNRTQIAVLGRDLT
- a CDS encoding thymidine phosphorylase, with the translated sequence MIHPEDVIAAKRDRRALSTEAITAFVAGVGDGRVVDAQIAAFAMAVVLNGMNARETADLTRAMADSGRRLRWDDLAGPVVDKHSTGGVGDKVSLILAALLAACGAFVPMVSGRGLGHTGGTLDKLEAIPGLSVEADGAVMRRILAEAGCAIVGAGPDLAPADRRIYAVRDVTATFGSEALIVASILSKKLAAGVGHLVMDVKVGSGALLPDEDAAQDLAQALVTTAAEAGLACQAVLTDMDQVLGRTAGNALETAEAIAALRDPAQTEPRLLAVTLALAGAALALAGLVDDAAAGERQAMSALHDGRAAERFARMVRAQGGPAGLVDRPERHLAAAPTIVPVPAPEGGVVAAIDVRALGEAVIDLGGGRRRPGDAIDPSVGLAAVAEIGQRISQGEPLAFVHASGDAEARRIVPHVRRAFRLGGEAVTGAGPVRRVVTG
- a CDS encoding aspartate/glutamate racemase family protein, with the translated sequence MRILVANANTSEEVTATIVAEAERFAGAGTTIRGANGRFGARVVGTRTETVIAAHALVDLLAEEAADVDAVLVGMSFDAGLWAARELLDIPVLGMTEAALLTACTVAPRFGLAVIGGRNAQTTRELVASYGLTGRMAGLTVLDATPQDLLADREAFLRPLVEDVARLAEEDGAEAVVLVGAVMADIPRLVQERCTVPLIEGISAGIVMLEGLIRLGLPKAGTGSLAPFAGRPSIGLRPPLAERLAGVSRSGQTEGPA
- a CDS encoding amidohydrolase family protein, whose amino-acid sequence is MSSIDVETLWLVGLAFPDGRCADLEIAGERIGRIGRAEPGAPCRDATGLLCMPSLIEGHVHLDKTFLGCSWQPHLEGGSVAERIRLEKVARARVDDPVVVRGARLAERAIAFGAGTMRSHADIDAEWGLANLEAEIALRERFADRLDIQIVAFPQSGILRSPGTDDLLEAALEAGADLVGGLDPAGIDEDPVQHLEIVFDVADTYGKGVDIHLHDAGALGCFELGLIAEMTRAIGLQGQVTVSHAYCLGQVDPATFGRTAEALAASGIAILTSAPSGAMPPVRALRQAGVTVFAGSDNIRDAWAPYGDGDILRRATLAAYQQGYRSDADMGYALDLITTESARALGLADYGVAPGRPADFVLVEAETVAEAVANPPARRVVFKHGRLVAGTL
- a CDS encoding polysaccharide deacetylase family protein, with translation MPLPTHGRYAYSPITDRPDVAWPDGRRLALYIGLNLEHFAFGEGLGAQLAPGGPEPDVLNYAWRDYGNRVGAWRMLELFDRLDLPCSVLLNAAILTYCPELADAHHRRGDEICGHGRTNSERQSVLSETEEKALIADTTMALRQRYGRAPAGWLGPWIAQSRLTPDLLRESGYRYLLDWCHDDQPTWFRTRSGPILSVPYPQELNDIPAIAVRRADASSFADMIIDQFDEMREQSRNQALVMGVALHPYIVGQPFRLRHLRRAFEHIARHRRDVWLTTAGAIAEYWATHIPPDRGSGHE